One Leptolyngbya sp. 'hensonii' genomic region harbors:
- a CDS encoding alpha/beta fold hydrolase yields MSDYTTIVKTLMQQTCDREDGLPLRNESCRSRFFLKSAPTQRVCLFFHGFTAAPYQFVPMGETFFKAGYNVLVPLMPGHGQGGDWNAKNPAPLPVQKKIYQDFVLHWLDIARTLGQDVIVGGLSAGGTLAAWLALERPQQIYRAILFAPYLSSSSRVVDMFTRALDTYFEWQGLPETGILGYSGFALPALRVFLDLGQIILQRAQQYPAPPLFTISSESDIAVDNYDHRTLAETVRQRQPQSWYHLFSRVLDIPHTMMTVADGNKYQNLLITMTKAFVESNLTWAEVEEIGYRMAMGKTFPAVVAELNLTQKVSRDMPAMMTMVDKRSIVQDRQGFHRRI; encoded by the coding sequence ATGTCTGACTACACGACGATTGTAAAGACCCTGATGCAGCAAACCTGCGATCGAGAGGATGGCTTGCCCCTGCGGAATGAATCCTGTCGGTCTCGGTTTTTCCTCAAGTCTGCGCCTACTCAACGAGTCTGTCTCTTCTTTCATGGTTTTACGGCGGCTCCCTACCAGTTCGTTCCCATGGGGGAAACCTTCTTTAAGGCGGGCTATAACGTTCTGGTTCCCCTGATGCCGGGCCATGGTCAGGGTGGAGATTGGAATGCTAAAAACCCTGCCCCGCTGCCCGTCCAGAAGAAAATCTACCAGGATTTTGTGCTGCACTGGCTGGATATAGCCCGGACCCTGGGGCAGGATGTGATTGTGGGGGGGCTGTCGGCAGGGGGAACCCTGGCAGCCTGGTTAGCCCTGGAGCGTCCCCAGCAGATTTACCGGGCCATTCTCTTTGCTCCCTACCTGAGCAGTAGTAGCAGGGTGGTGGATATGTTTACCCGGGCTCTGGATACTTACTTCGAGTGGCAGGGATTGCCGGAAACTGGCATCCTGGGCTATTCGGGGTTTGCCTTGCCAGCCCTACGGGTGTTTCTCGATTTGGGGCAGATCATTCTGCAACGGGCCCAGCAGTATCCTGCGCCGCCCCTGTTCACGATCTCCAGTGAGAGTGATATTGCTGTCGATAATTACGACCATCGGACCCTGGCTGAAACGGTTCGGCAACGTCAGCCTCAGTCCTGGTATCACCTGTTCAGCCGGGTGCTGGATATTCCCCACACCATGATGACGGTGGCAGATGGCAACAAGTATCAAAACCTGTTGATCACCATGACGAAAGCCTTTGTGGAGAGTAATTTGACCTGGGCTGAAGTGGAGGAGATTGGCTATCGCATGGCCATGGGCAAGACCTTTCCAGCCGTAGTGGCTGAACTGAATTTGACCCAGAAGGTCTCACGGGATATGCCCGCCATGATGACGATGGTAGATAAGCGATCGATCGTCCAAGACCGGCAGGGCTTCCACAGGCGCATCTAG
- a CDS encoding abortive infection protein — MSTAPIWDHCFDSLQASLVLLSLAVLGLFWWRQRQPVPPQPSNYDRYRPDPFNHWDTYPVAGIVPPLDHPVAPWMGRLILPTPDQRTPGDSVLFEIHHQPSQAPPLAGAIVRLQWSQEPAVQAYVQAATQSIQFTQTTIASQRAGRLHPDRLNHWHRVGPLESLAGARPDDNVMVLLREPVLVREPDEEAVENRLTVQIAQEPVQITGCFYTLFTVLERCDPEDDRFTVRHFNQQSGQFDGTAEVIRIPQVVADRDGIFRSTNQGLEQSPLNRAGWYGYGARDIHGTFVVQALEPRALTRLEPDEIILGVEAGLQYIHQQNWADTGGRKGTWRSTLLDPLAQDVPAALASWQAGDRALVIHLYGGMRGEQKDERGWLGLVTGHFAYGQATVVRDPLSDELRFEIEYQQIYAHNADGIIAGAMTWANYMGDLQRGWLGDRPVSDLIIQWDVITQDYEFDGLKLSPLGELLRELNYEMALCRTGGGTGATIVTPARSCVQNSNQALYRALHNMEQIVQAHPEITFWLYHHPDHPQTARFHQLVALGRSLERQLLPLGFVRRDWQNKTDELASLTQPEPRLQTLLRALETWRTMLPRLAHDEMASLLLKQGAKLWVIRTNQIGGLNPDILPLAPTTLLGDRSRQSNQPL; from the coding sequence ATGTCCACAGCCCCAATCTGGGATCACTGCTTCGATAGCCTCCAAGCCAGCCTGGTTTTGCTGAGTCTGGCCGTCCTGGGGCTGTTTTGGTGGCGGCAGCGCCAGCCAGTCCCGCCCCAACCCTCGAATTACGATCGGTATCGTCCAGATCCGTTCAATCACTGGGATACCTATCCGGTGGCGGGCATTGTTCCGCCCCTGGATCACCCTGTTGCCCCCTGGATGGGACGGTTGATCTTGCCGACTCCAGACCAGCGGACTCCGGGAGACTCGGTGTTGTTTGAAATTCACCATCAACCTTCCCAGGCTCCCCCCTTGGCGGGTGCCATCGTGCGCCTGCAATGGAGTCAGGAGCCAGCCGTTCAGGCTTATGTTCAGGCGGCGACTCAAAGCATTCAGTTCACCCAGACGACGATCGCCAGTCAACGGGCCGGTCGGCTCCATCCCGATCGCCTCAACCATTGGCACCGGGTCGGTCCTCTGGAGTCCCTGGCTGGGGCACGACCGGATGACAATGTCATGGTGCTATTGCGGGAGCCGGTCTTGGTCAGGGAGCCGGACGAAGAGGCGGTAGAAAATCGACTCACGGTCCAAATTGCGCAGGAACCGGTTCAGATCACGGGCTGTTTCTATACCCTGTTCACCGTGCTGGAACGATGTGATCCAGAAGATGACCGGTTTACGGTGCGTCATTTTAATCAACAGTCCGGCCAATTTGACGGGACTGCCGAGGTGATCCGGATTCCCCAGGTGGTAGCCGATCGGGATGGGATTTTCCGATCGACGAACCAGGGGTTGGAACAGTCTCCCTTGAATCGGGCTGGATGGTATGGCTACGGGGCCAGGGATATCCACGGTACTTTTGTGGTGCAGGCGCTAGAACCCCGTGCCCTGACCCGGTTGGAACCCGATGAAATCATTCTGGGGGTTGAGGCCGGGTTGCAGTACATCCATCAACAAAATTGGGCTGATACAGGAGGGAGAAAAGGGACCTGGCGCAGCACCCTCTTAGATCCATTGGCCCAGGATGTTCCAGCGGCGCTGGCCAGTTGGCAGGCAGGCGATCGGGCGCTTGTGATTCATCTTTATGGAGGTATGCGAGGGGAGCAGAAGGATGAGCGGGGCTGGTTGGGTCTGGTCACTGGCCATTTTGCTTACGGGCAGGCCACTGTGGTCCGCGATCCCCTCTCGGATGAGCTGCGCTTCGAGATTGAATACCAGCAGATCTACGCCCACAATGCGGATGGCATTATTGCAGGAGCCATGACCTGGGCAAACTATATGGGAGATTTGCAGCGAGGGTGGCTGGGCGATCGGCCTGTGTCTGATCTGATCATTCAATGGGATGTCATCACCCAGGATTATGAGTTTGACGGGCTGAAACTGTCTCCGCTAGGGGAGTTGTTGCGAGAGTTAAACTACGAGATGGCCCTCTGCCGCACTGGTGGAGGAACGGGAGCGACGATCGTGACGCCAGCCCGATCCTGTGTGCAGAATTCCAATCAGGCCCTATATCGGGCGCTGCATAACATGGAGCAGATCGTGCAGGCCCATCCAGAGATTACGTTTTGGCTGTACCATCATCCCGACCATCCCCAGACCGCTCGGTTTCACCAGTTAGTCGCCTTGGGTCGATCTCTGGAGCGACAACTCCTACCCTTGGGGTTTGTCCGGCGGGATTGGCAGAACAAGACAGATGAATTGGCCAGTCTGACTCAACCGGAGCCTCGCCTCCAGACACTGTTGCGGGCTCTGGAAACCTGGCGGACTATGCTGCCTCGTCTCGCCCACGATGAAATGGCCAGTCTCTTGTTAAAGCAGGGGGCAAAGCTCTGGGTTATCCGGACAAACCAGATTGGGGGACTCAATCCAGACATCCTGCCCTTGGCCCCGACGACGTTGTTGGGCGATCGCTCAAGACAATCAAATCAACCGTTGTAG
- a CDS encoding hybrid sensor histidine kinase/response regulator: protein MQHLEALYNRMDQRLEQFGSLVKTLQSALNEDTTRLELISHDLEEGIRTLRLLPLSTIFNLFPRMVRDLARQEGKQVELTIAGGDTRADKRILEEMKDPLMHILRNAVDHGIELPAEREQQGKPATATIHLRGYQTPTSIVLEVKDDGRGLDLEKIKQTALKKGLCREDDLATLSPSQIQSLIFTPGFSTCPLVTEVSGRGVGLDVVQTQVEKLKGHIQVESIPSQGCTIRIHLGLTLATMHVLIVALNQIPYAIPVEFVQTTCLVKREDIFTLEGRETIVHDDRPLSVAYLSDLLELPGQSSLPTGSLPCIILQVGQERLGLFVDTLVDEQDVVLKPQSQLLKRVRNVSGATILGTGEVCMILNPQDLIKSVWQRGSAVEHFQADMRNPARPTVLLVEDSIATRTQEKRILEAAGYEVITAVDGMDGYNKLRSRPFDAVISDVQMPHLDGLELTTRIRQHQDYDEMPIILVTSLASDDDKRRGAEAGANAYITKGSFNQEILLTTLQRLI, encoded by the coding sequence TTGCAACATCTGGAAGCCCTGTACAACCGCATGGATCAACGCCTGGAGCAGTTCGGCTCTCTGGTTAAGACCCTGCAAAGTGCCTTGAATGAAGACACCACCCGGTTGGAACTCATCAGTCACGATCTAGAAGAAGGTATCCGCACCCTGCGCCTGTTACCCCTCTCCACCATCTTCAACCTCTTCCCCCGCATGGTGCGGGATCTGGCTCGCCAGGAAGGCAAACAGGTCGAACTGACGATCGCAGGTGGCGACACCCGCGCTGATAAACGCATTCTGGAGGAGATGAAAGATCCCCTGATGCATATCCTGCGGAATGCTGTGGATCATGGGATTGAGCTGCCTGCAGAACGGGAACAACAGGGCAAACCGGCCACAGCCACCATTCATCTGCGGGGCTATCAAACCCCCACCAGCATTGTGCTGGAGGTCAAAGATGACGGTCGGGGTCTGGATCTGGAAAAGATCAAACAGACTGCCCTCAAAAAAGGGCTCTGTCGGGAAGATGATCTAGCCACCCTCTCCCCCAGCCAGATCCAATCCCTGATTTTCACGCCGGGTTTTTCCACCTGCCCCCTGGTCACCGAAGTCTCTGGACGGGGAGTCGGCCTGGATGTGGTGCAGACCCAGGTCGAGAAGTTGAAGGGCCATATTCAGGTGGAATCGATACCTAGTCAGGGCTGCACGATCCGGATTCATCTGGGCCTCACCCTGGCCACCATGCATGTGCTGATTGTGGCCCTGAACCAGATCCCCTACGCGATCCCGGTGGAGTTTGTCCAGACCACTTGTCTGGTTAAGCGGGAGGATATTTTCACGCTGGAAGGGCGGGAGACGATCGTCCACGATGACCGCCCCCTTTCCGTCGCCTATCTCTCCGATCTGCTGGAACTACCGGGGCAATCCTCCCTGCCGACCGGTTCCCTGCCCTGCATTATCCTGCAGGTGGGTCAGGAGCGTCTGGGGTTGTTTGTGGATACCCTGGTCGATGAACAGGATGTGGTCCTCAAGCCCCAGAGCCAGCTACTGAAGCGGGTTCGCAATGTGTCTGGAGCAACCATTCTGGGCACCGGCGAAGTCTGCATGATCCTGAATCCCCAGGATTTGATCAAATCGGTGTGGCAACGGGGAAGCGCTGTTGAGCATTTCCAGGCTGACATGCGAAATCCAGCCCGCCCAACCGTGCTGCTAGTCGAAGACTCGATCGCCACCCGCACCCAGGAAAAGCGCATCCTGGAGGCAGCTGGCTATGAAGTGATCACCGCAGTTGATGGAATGGATGGCTACAACAAGTTGCGATCGCGCCCCTTTGATGCCGTCATCTCCGATGTCCAGATGCCCCATCTGGATGGCCTGGAACTGACCACCCGGATTCGTCAGCATCAGGACTACGATGAAATGCCGATTATCCTGGTCACCTCCCTGGCCAGTGATGACGACAAACGCCGGGGCGCTGAAGCAGGAGCCAATGCCTACATCACCAAAGGCAGCTTCAACCAGGAGATTCTCCTGACAACCCTACAACGGTTGATTTGA
- a CDS encoding chemotaxis protein CheW: MEYQPYLTFELSHTCYGLAAATVQELLLLPEIMAVPDSPSAIAGVIDLRGDIVPVLDLHRRLGRKSPPYQLSDCVIIIQTTTDRLGIIVNQVREVQPIGTDQISTQVMQSQPPGASLISGMARVGEEIVTLLNGEQLLHPLTPLSDLQSNGHQPTFQPDSPTAPPEVQAAIGSPKGGTPSQGRL, encoded by the coding sequence ATGGAATACCAACCCTATCTCACCTTTGAACTCAGTCACACCTGCTATGGTCTGGCAGCCGCCACGGTCCAGGAACTGCTCCTCCTGCCAGAGATCATGGCAGTCCCAGATTCTCCCTCTGCCATTGCTGGCGTCATCGACTTGCGGGGCGACATTGTGCCCGTGCTGGATCTGCATCGTCGTCTGGGGCGCAAGTCTCCCCCTTACCAACTCTCCGACTGTGTCATTATTATCCAGACAACTACCGATCGCCTGGGAATCATTGTGAATCAGGTGCGAGAAGTCCAGCCGATCGGGACGGATCAAATCAGCACTCAAGTGATGCAAAGCCAGCCCCCTGGAGCAAGCCTGATCAGTGGCATGGCCAGGGTGGGGGAGGAAATCGTCACATTGTTGAATGGAGAGCAACTGCTACATCCCCTCACCCCGCTTTCAGATCTGCAGTCCAACGGTCACCAGCCTACTTTTCAGCCGGACAGCCCAACTGCTCCACCAGAAGTGCAAGCGGCAATAGGGAGCCCAAAGGGCGGCACGCCAAGCCAAGGAAGACTCTAG
- a CDS encoding CheR family methyltransferase: MQNTLGLPFSQLIARTLGLRVDAKDWGQLWGKIKTRTTALSLPSQDSYYQFLASGQGSASVKAEWQELASLITIGESYFLRDQGQFGLLRRTLLPDLIHRQQTHPHPSLRLWSAGCSTGEEAYSLAILLREVVPNLSAWSISILGTDINPAAIDRAERGIYSDWSFRLVDQDLRQRYFQPHREGWEIAPELRDMVTFQVENLVQQPDSGKLHSNIDVILCRNVFIYFDPAAIAATLKTFYDALRPDGYLITGHTELQGQRIHLFAVRSFSESIVYQKSPADETIPTPELKVALPTPAPTIGLETAAPLPSAKVEDKTPETLFQQLESLVAQQSYSAAIHTARTLLLLEPQHLRGHCLLAQIYANLGDHQQAVMVCQQALQFHPLSVEPCYLLAQIAEEQGDVEQAMQLLRRIIYLAPEAVMAYLELGSLHQRLGNEARAIRNWRSALDLLHHMPQDRVIEPQGTFTVKELQTQVEKSLQNYGIPTLSHL; the protein is encoded by the coding sequence ATGCAGAATACCCTAGGATTGCCCTTCAGCCAACTGATTGCTAGAACCCTGGGATTGCGAGTAGATGCGAAAGATTGGGGTCAGCTCTGGGGCAAAATCAAGACTAGAACTACAGCCCTGAGCCTACCCAGTCAGGACTCATACTATCAGTTCCTGGCCTCTGGGCAGGGTTCAGCGTCAGTCAAAGCAGAGTGGCAGGAACTGGCCAGTCTGATCACGATCGGAGAAAGCTATTTCTTGCGAGATCAGGGGCAGTTTGGATTACTGCGGCGCACCCTCTTACCAGACCTGATCCATCGACAGCAAACCCACCCTCACCCTTCCCTGCGTCTCTGGAGTGCCGGTTGTTCCACAGGGGAAGAAGCCTACTCTCTGGCCATTCTTTTAAGGGAAGTTGTGCCAAATTTGTCGGCCTGGAGCATTTCCATTCTGGGCACAGACATCAATCCTGCTGCGATCGATCGGGCAGAGCGAGGCATCTATAGTGATTGGTCGTTTCGATTGGTGGATCAAGACCTGAGACAGCGATATTTTCAACCGCACCGGGAAGGATGGGAGATTGCTCCGGAACTGCGAGACATGGTGACCTTTCAGGTGGAAAATCTAGTTCAGCAGCCTGATTCAGGCAAGTTACATTCCAACATAGATGTGATCCTCTGTCGCAATGTATTTATCTATTTTGATCCGGCAGCGATCGCAGCAACTCTGAAGACCTTCTACGACGCCCTACGACCAGACGGGTATCTGATCACAGGGCATACCGAACTGCAGGGACAACGTATCCATCTATTTGCCGTCCGCAGTTTTTCGGAGTCAATCGTTTATCAGAAGTCCCCCGCCGATGAAACAATCCCAACACCGGAACTGAAAGTTGCACTCCCAACACCAGCACCAACGATCGGGTTGGAAACAGCCGCTCCCCTCCCCAGCGCGAAGGTTGAGGACAAAACCCCAGAAACCCTTTTTCAGCAGTTGGAATCTTTAGTGGCCCAGCAATCTTACAGCGCAGCCATTCACACAGCCAGAACCTTATTGCTGCTGGAACCCCAGCATCTGCGGGGACACTGCCTGCTGGCACAGATCTATGCCAACCTGGGGGATCATCAGCAGGCGGTGATGGTCTGTCAGCAAGCTCTGCAGTTTCATCCCCTGAGTGTAGAGCCCTGCTATCTCCTGGCTCAGATTGCCGAAGAACAGGGGGATGTGGAACAGGCCATGCAACTGCTCAGGCGCATCATCTATCTGGCCCCGGAAGCAGTGATGGCCTACCTGGAACTGGGTTCCCTGCATCAGCGGTTAGGCAACGAAGCCAGGGCGATCAGGAACTGGCGCTCGGCCCTGGATCTGTTACATCACATGCCCCAGGATCGGGTGATCGAGCCCCAGGGAACCTTCACTGTCAAGGAATTACAAACTCAGGTAGAAAAGAGTCTGCAGAACTATGGAATACCAACCCTATCTCACCTTTGA
- a CDS encoding response regulator, whose amino-acid sequence MTIDAIAPTVLAVDDSAVMHQMIKRALEPQYRVLVSDNAVEALSMIYHEPISVVLLDVMMPDVDGLEFCRTLRSLPQFQQLPVVMVTSKDTAFDRVKGKLAGATEYLIKPFDIDQLRQIVDQLSTASVSEVG is encoded by the coding sequence ATGACGATCGACGCGATAGCCCCAACCGTGCTGGCCGTGGATGATAGTGCGGTGATGCACCAGATGATTAAGCGAGCCCTGGAACCTCAGTATCGGGTGCTCGTCTCAGATAACGCAGTTGAAGCATTGTCGATGATCTATCACGAACCCATTTCAGTGGTTCTGCTGGATGTCATGATGCCGGATGTCGATGGGTTGGAATTTTGCCGCACCCTGCGAAGTTTGCCTCAGTTTCAGCAATTGCCTGTGGTGATGGTGACCTCCAAAGACACGGCCTTCGATCGGGTCAAGGGCAAACTGGCGGGGGCAACGGAATATCTGATCAAGCCGTTTGATATTGACCAGTTGCGGCAAATTGTGGATCAGCTTTCAACCGCCTCTGTATCTGAAGTGGGCTAG
- the cheB gene encoding chemotaxis-specific protein-glutamate methyltransferase CheB: MAVPIRVLLVEDSPVVLTILRRLLAETPDMEIVGTAHNGIEALALIPQVNPTVICTDLHMPKMGGLELTRRVMAECPRPILVISASVQAEDSHTVFQLLQAGALDVFPKPRTGLSSEYEQMKIDLLNRIRVLAGVSVFTRRPASSSEIKPVPLPSSLPAISVPRDICFPRVVAIGASTGGPQAMHTILSQIPRSFAVPILCVQHISEGFLTGLVNWLAAECSLKVRIAQPGEIPQVGTVYFPPERCHLQLDPHGRFLLPQGPPVAGHCPSATILFRSVAAYYRRSAVGILLTGMGRDGAEGLAELAQASGITIAQDEASCVVFGMPKEAIALGAVQQVLPLDQIAPILLHKIFAPL, encoded by the coding sequence ATGGCTGTCCCCATTCGTGTCTTACTGGTTGAGGATTCCCCCGTAGTTCTGACCATTCTCCGACGGTTGCTGGCAGAAACGCCCGATATGGAGATTGTAGGGACTGCCCACAATGGAATAGAAGCGCTGGCACTCATTCCTCAGGTCAACCCTACCGTCATTTGCACTGACCTGCACATGCCCAAAATGGGTGGGTTGGAGTTAACCCGCCGAGTCATGGCAGAGTGTCCCAGACCCATTCTCGTCATCAGTGCCTCGGTCCAGGCTGAAGATAGCCATACTGTTTTTCAATTGTTGCAGGCCGGAGCCCTAGATGTCTTCCCTAAGCCTCGGACAGGTCTTTCCTCTGAGTACGAACAGATGAAAATAGACCTGCTCAACCGCATCAGAGTCCTAGCCGGGGTTTCAGTATTTACCCGTCGCCCAGCTTCATCCTCTGAGATCAAACCTGTGCCCCTGCCAAGTTCCCTCCCAGCGATCTCGGTCCCCAGAGATATCTGCTTCCCGAGGGTGGTGGCGATCGGGGCCTCGACCGGAGGTCCCCAAGCCATGCATACCATCCTCAGCCAGATCCCCCGGTCCTTTGCAGTGCCCATTCTCTGTGTCCAGCACATCAGTGAAGGCTTTTTAACCGGTTTAGTGAACTGGCTGGCGGCTGAGTGTAGCTTGAAAGTTCGGATCGCCCAGCCTGGAGAAATCCCCCAGGTCGGCACCGTGTACTTTCCGCCCGAACGCTGTCATCTACAACTGGACCCCCATGGGCGCTTCCTACTGCCCCAAGGCCCCCCAGTCGCAGGCCATTGTCCTTCTGCGACCATTTTGTTTCGCTCAGTAGCCGCCTACTACCGGCGATCGGCCGTCGGCATTTTGCTCACGGGCATGGGGCGGGATGGGGCGGAAGGATTGGCCGAACTGGCTCAAGCCAGTGGCATCACGATCGCTCAGGATGAAGCCAGTTGTGTCGTATTTGGGATGCCCAAAGAAGCGATCGCCCTAGGGGCAGTGCAACAGGTGCTGCCCTTGGATCAGATTGCCCCGATATTGCTGCACAAAATTTTTGCGCCTCTTTGA
- the rimM gene encoding ribosome maturation factor RimM (Essential for efficient processing of 16S rRNA) translates to MTYSKAGWLEIGKIVAAQGLKGEVRIYPDSDFPERFEDPGRRWLLKPGDTEPQPVELLKGRLIQGKGLYVLQFAGVTDRDQAEALRGSRLLVPDTDRPPLEEDEFHVMDLIGLPVFHQVEQIQIGEVVDVFTAGNDLLEVQLSQLESDDAGTDPDTTSVKQKRTTVLIPFVKAIVPIVDLKHRRIEILPPAGLLDL, encoded by the coding sequence ATGACTTATAGCAAAGCAGGCTGGCTCGAAATTGGCAAAATTGTTGCGGCTCAAGGATTGAAGGGAGAAGTTCGGATTTATCCCGACTCTGACTTTCCGGAACGGTTTGAAGACCCTGGTCGCCGCTGGCTCCTGAAACCGGGAGACACCGAGCCCCAGCCTGTCGAGTTACTGAAGGGACGCCTGATTCAGGGCAAGGGCTTATACGTGTTGCAGTTTGCTGGAGTCACCGATCGGGACCAGGCAGAAGCCCTGCGAGGAAGTCGATTACTGGTTCCAGATACCGATCGACCACCCCTGGAAGAGGATGAGTTCCATGTGATGGATCTGATTGGGTTACCCGTGTTCCACCAAGTTGAGCAGATCCAGATTGGAGAAGTGGTCGATGTCTTCACCGCTGGCAATGACTTGCTGGAGGTCCAGCTCAGTCAGCTTGAATCGGATGATGCAGGAACAGATCCAGACACTACCAGCGTCAAGCAGAAAAGGACAACCGTTCTGATTCCATTTGTCAAAGCGATTGTGCCGATCGTCGATTTGAAGCACAGACGGATTGAAATTCTGCCCCCAGCGGGGCTGCTGGATCTCTAG
- a CDS encoding valine--pyruvate transaminase produces MNPALTQFGEQMSHLTGVRAIMKDIVETLRSAENREFINLSAGNPVILPEVEQLWRDCTADLLASREYGEVVCRYGASQGYQPLIDAIVQDFNQRYNLNLTDRNVLITPGSQTLYFYGANSFGGYTSSGQLKRIVLPLSPDYTGYGGVSLIPEALVAYRPALDIDEAAHRFKYRPDFSQLEINEQTGCVIFSRPCNPTGNVLTDEEVQKISALAAPYNVPVFIDSAYAPPFPALNFTDMTPLFGGNILHCMSLSKAGLPGERIGIAIGDESFIQVLECFQTNAMIHSSRYGQAIAARAIKSGALADIAINVIRPHYHSKFAVLESTLEEAMPGSLPWFLHRGEGAIFAWLWLRDLPATDWDLYQELKQVGIIVVPGKDFFPGLAEGWEHTHQCLRISLTATNEEIATGMRRLAEVVQKVYQRSAVLSQ; encoded by the coding sequence ATGAACCCTGCCCTGACTCAATTTGGCGAACAGATGTCCCACCTGACTGGGGTACGGGCCATCATGAAGGACATCGTGGAAACCTTACGGTCCGCCGAGAACAGGGAATTTATCAATCTCAGTGCCGGGAATCCGGTCATCCTACCGGAAGTGGAACAACTCTGGCGCGACTGCACCGCAGATTTACTGGCCAGCCGAGAGTACGGCGAAGTGGTGTGTCGGTACGGTGCCAGTCAAGGCTATCAACCCTTAATCGATGCGATCGTTCAGGACTTTAATCAGCGCTACAACCTGAATTTGACCGATCGCAATGTTTTGATTACTCCTGGCAGCCAGACGCTTTATTTTTATGGTGCGAATAGTTTTGGTGGCTATACCAGTAGTGGCCAGTTGAAGCGGATTGTGCTGCCTCTGAGCCCTGACTACACCGGGTACGGCGGGGTGAGTCTGATCCCGGAAGCTCTGGTTGCCTACCGACCGGCTCTGGATATTGATGAAGCGGCACACCGGTTCAAATACCGGCCAGATTTTAGCCAACTAGAGATTAACGAACAGACGGGCTGTGTCATCTTCTCCCGGCCCTGCAACCCCACCGGGAATGTCCTAACAGATGAGGAAGTCCAGAAAATCTCTGCCCTAGCCGCTCCTTATAACGTGCCTGTGTTTATTGACTCCGCCTATGCTCCGCCTTTTCCAGCGCTGAACTTTACCGACATGACACCCCTGTTTGGAGGGAATATTCTTCACTGCATGAGCCTGTCTAAAGCCGGGCTACCGGGAGAACGGATTGGGATCGCGATCGGGGATGAGTCCTTCATTCAGGTGCTGGAGTGCTTCCAGACCAACGCCATGATCCACTCGTCTCGCTACGGGCAGGCGATCGCGGCCCGGGCGATTAAATCTGGTGCCCTGGCAGATATTGCCATCAACGTGATCCGGCCCCACTATCACAGTAAATTTGCTGTCCTGGAATCAACCCTGGAGGAAGCTATGCCAGGAAGTCTGCCCTGGTTTCTCCATCGTGGGGAAGGGGCAATTTTTGCCTGGCTCTGGTTACGGGATCTACCGGCCACAGACTGGGATCTTTACCAAGAGCTCAAGCAGGTGGGCATCATAGTAGTCCCTGGCAAAGACTTTTTCCCCGGCTTAGCTGAGGGGTGGGAGCACACCCACCAGTGCTTACGCATCAGCCTGACAGCCACGAACGAAGAAATTGCCACCGGCATGCGCCGCTTGGCCGAAGTGGTGCAAAAGGTTTACCAGCGATCGGCCGTTTTAAGTCAATAG